In a single window of the Polynucleobacter sp. MWH-UH24A genome:
- the bchI gene encoding magnesium chelatase ATPase subunit I encodes MTRNYPFSAIVGQDDMKLAILAAALEPSIGGVLVMGDRGTGKSTAVRGLAALLPSMTVVKDCAYGCDPKAMASLCAICSLGAKTKVKTELRPVPVVDLPLGATEDRVLGALDIEKALTLGEKAFEPGLLAKANRGFLYIDEVNLLDDHLVDLLIDVAASGQNVVEREGLSVRHPARFVLVGSGNPEEGELRPQLLDRFGLAVEVKTPTDMTSRIEIIKRRDAFERNPDAFMKIWDKEDAKIRETMASARKKLASVKVDDKLLRDASTLCAHLGTDGLRGELTLLRASRAVAALDGKNKVTRDHLRRIAVPALQHRLRRNPLDESSSATRVQRALDELFT; translated from the coding sequence ATGACCCGTAATTACCCCTTTTCAGCCATAGTGGGCCAAGATGATATGAAACTGGCCATTTTGGCGGCCGCATTAGAGCCCAGCATCGGTGGGGTCTTGGTGATGGGGGATCGCGGTACGGGTAAGTCAACCGCAGTTCGTGGTTTAGCAGCGCTCTTGCCAAGCATGACCGTTGTAAAAGACTGTGCGTATGGATGTGATCCCAAAGCTATGGCGAGCTTGTGTGCCATTTGCAGTTTAGGAGCTAAAACTAAAGTCAAGACTGAGCTTCGCCCCGTACCCGTAGTTGATCTACCCTTGGGGGCAACCGAGGATCGCGTACTTGGGGCCTTGGATATTGAAAAAGCCTTAACGCTTGGCGAGAAGGCCTTTGAACCCGGCTTATTGGCCAAAGCCAACCGCGGGTTTTTGTATATCGATGAGGTTAATCTTTTGGATGATCATCTCGTTGATTTATTAATTGATGTCGCTGCATCGGGACAGAATGTGGTCGAACGTGAGGGGTTGAGTGTGCGCCATCCAGCCCGTTTTGTATTGGTAGGTAGCGGTAACCCCGAGGAGGGTGAGTTACGCCCACAACTTTTGGATCGTTTTGGTCTTGCCGTGGAAGTGAAAACGCCGACCGATATGACAAGTCGTATTGAAATCATCAAACGCCGTGACGCATTTGAGCGTAATCCCGATGCATTCATGAAGATTTGGGACAAGGAGGACGCAAAGATTCGGGAGACGATGGCAAGTGCTCGTAAGAAACTCGCAAGCGTCAAAGTTGATGACAAATTACTTCGTGATGCGAGTACGCTTTGCGCTCACCTTGGTACCGACGGTCTGCGTGGTGAACTTACGCTTTTACGAGCCTCGCGGGCAGTTGCTGCACTTGATGGAAAAAATAAAGTAACGCGCGATCATCTCAGACGGATCGCGGTGCCAGCCCTACAGCATCGTTTGCGTCGTAACCCACTCGATGAATCGAGTTCAGCGACCCGTGTACAACGCGCACTTGACGAGTTATTTACCTAG
- a CDS encoding phosphate-starvation-inducible protein PsiE, whose amino-acid sequence MNDTNPKEIKNIEHRIESWLIPTGNLFVSLFHRIALFAIGAATVWAAGMSFFEMMQKPYASVQDLLLLFIYLEIGAMVGIYFKTNHMPVRFLIYIAITAVTRLIIDLVGTKHEADMGILLMGLTILVLALANALVRYASNKFPSKPDQHGGE is encoded by the coding sequence ATGAACGACACCAACCCAAAAGAGATAAAAAACATTGAGCATCGGATTGAGTCCTGGCTTATTCCGACTGGTAATCTCTTTGTTTCCTTATTTCATCGAATTGCCCTGTTTGCGATCGGAGCGGCTACGGTTTGGGCAGCCGGGATGAGTTTCTTTGAAATGATGCAAAAGCCCTACGCTTCGGTCCAAGATTTACTTCTTCTCTTTATTTATTTAGAAATTGGTGCAATGGTCGGAATTTACTTTAAGACCAATCACATGCCTGTACGTTTCTTAATCTACATTGCCATCACTGCGGTGACCCGTCTCATCATTGATCTGGTCGGCACGAAGCATGAAGCGGATATGGGGATCTTGCTTATGGGCCTAACCATTTTGGTCTTAGCGCTCGCTAATGCACTGGTTCGCTATGCGTCCAATAAGTTTCCGAGTAAGCCCGATCAACACGGCGGAGAATAA
- a CDS encoding class II aldolase/adducin family protein has translation MNVSPAEQQTRIDLAACYRLCAFEAWDDLIYTHISATVPGEPNHYLINPFGYQFNEITASNLVKVNTKGEIVDSNSPYRVNPTGFAIHGAVHRARPDANCVMHLHNTAGIAVSAQENGLLPLSQHAMRFMGHLAYHDYEGVALTESEGKRLTESLGKHPAMLLRNHGTLTVGRTIGEAYVVMATLIKACEIQIAALSSDQLHLPKQSVIQKAADELHDQGAEEGLLEWPALLRMLDRFDESYKD, from the coding sequence ATAAATGTGAGTCCTGCCGAGCAGCAAACGCGAATTGATTTAGCGGCCTGCTACCGCTTATGTGCGTTTGAAGCTTGGGATGATCTCATTTATACGCATATCTCAGCGACCGTTCCGGGGGAACCCAATCATTACCTCATCAATCCTTTTGGCTATCAGTTTAATGAAATCACCGCATCCAATTTAGTGAAGGTCAATACCAAGGGTGAAATTGTGGATTCCAACTCACCCTACCGCGTCAATCCCACCGGCTTTGCGATTCATGGGGCAGTGCATCGCGCCCGCCCTGATGCGAACTGCGTCATGCATCTGCATAACACTGCTGGGATTGCGGTATCCGCTCAAGAAAATGGATTATTGCCGCTCTCGCAACATGCCATGCGCTTTATGGGGCATTTGGCGTATCACGATTATGAAGGTGTTGCATTGACCGAGTCCGAAGGAAAGCGTTTGACCGAATCCCTTGGTAAGCACCCTGCCATGCTTTTACGCAATCACGGCACACTCACTGTGGGTCGTACCATCGGTGAAGCGTATGTGGTCATGGCCACTTTGATTAAAGCCTGCGAAATCCAAATTGCGGCGCTCTCAAGCGATCAACTGCATCTACCCAAGCAGAGTGTGATCCAGAAAGCAGCAGATGAATTGCATGATCAAGGCGCTGAAGAAGGATTGTTGGAGTGGCCAGCTCTACTGCGTATGCTAGACCGCTTTGATGAGAGCTATAAAGATTAA
- a CDS encoding 4-oxalocrotonate tautomerase, producing the protein MPTFNVQLFEGRTVEQKRKFVAEVTRVTCETLGCSPGSVDIIITDVKKEDWATGGKLWCDAD; encoded by the coding sequence ATGCCAACATTCAATGTACAACTGTTTGAGGGACGAACCGTTGAACAAAAACGGAAATTTGTTGCCGAGGTAACCCGGGTCACCTGTGAGACCTTAGGATGCAGCCCCGGATCGGTCGACATCATCATCACCGATGTCAAGAAGGAAGACTGGGCTACCGGCGGGAAGTTATGGTGTGATGCGGATTAG
- a CDS encoding B12-binding domain-containing protein has translation MALWRYASLIKEKLFSGDEGNQRKRPKGSEWESCVQEDHDENSLRISKIASDIGNRPLRINAGPDEHLDWLMQTIETNVIPRLLVSHSHSPEANRSPVMSIRLNDESRVHELTQMVLRDDASKAAKFVQDLYEQGVPLDEIYLRLLAPVARRLGVMWEEDRATFTQVTTAMWRIKQLIYDFSPLFQEFARTDEKAPHAMLVPLPGSQHTLGLFIVSEFFRRGGWKVWGELAASEGEIIVAIKTQFFDLVGLSVSTEDQIPALKRFIQLLKEESLNPKIGVMAGGPIFIARPELREGIAADIVGLDAEEALAQAEFFLDKNQHH, from the coding sequence ATGGCTTTATGGCGTTATGCCAGTCTCATCAAAGAAAAGTTATTTTCAGGCGATGAGGGCAATCAAAGAAAGAGACCTAAGGGTTCCGAGTGGGAGAGTTGTGTCCAAGAGGATCACGACGAGAACTCCTTGCGCATTTCTAAAATCGCCAGTGATATTGGCAACCGACCACTGCGTATCAATGCAGGTCCCGATGAGCATTTGGATTGGCTCATGCAAACGATTGAGACCAATGTCATTCCACGCCTACTCGTTAGCCACTCGCACTCGCCAGAAGCCAATCGTTCCCCGGTGATGAGCATTCGGCTCAATGACGAGAGCCGCGTTCATGAGCTAACACAAATGGTATTGCGTGATGATGCTAGTAAAGCAGCTAAGTTCGTGCAGGATCTCTACGAGCAGGGCGTGCCACTTGATGAAATCTATCTTCGCTTACTCGCACCAGTCGCAAGACGTTTAGGCGTGATGTGGGAAGAGGATCGCGCTACATTTACACAAGTCACAACCGCAATGTGGCGCATCAAACAATTAATTTATGACTTCAGCCCACTGTTTCAGGAATTTGCTAGAACCGATGAGAAGGCGCCGCATGCAATGCTGGTTCCGTTACCCGGATCGCAGCACACGCTTGGATTATTTATTGTTTCTGAGTTTTTCAGGCGAGGCGGCTGGAAGGTGTGGGGCGAATTAGCTGCGAGTGAAGGTGAAATTATTGTGGCGATCAAAACCCAATTCTTTGACCTGGTTGGTTTATCGGTAAGCACCGAAGATCAGATACCTGCACTTAAACGATTCATTCAATTGCTGAAAGAAGAATCATTAAATCCAAAGATTGGTGTAATGGCTGGCGGTCCAATATTCATCGCCCGCCCTGAACTAAGAGAAGGGATTGCAGCCGACATTGTAGGACTCGATGCGGAAGAAGCGCTTGCGCAAGCGGAGTTCTTCCTAGACAAAAATCAACACCACTAG
- a CDS encoding magnesium chelatase subunit H has protein sequence MAVQSKSKKEAVPIRLVLVTMDTHLNSAARRAQFQLQRVIPGLSLQIHAASEFTGNPELIEKAVQDIARGDIVLATMLFMEDHYLPVFEALKAKRDHCDAMVCAMSAGDVVKLTKIGKLDMSKPASGPMAILKKLRPKPKTEGEKQTSSGAKQMKVLRLIPQILRWIPGTAQDVRVYFLTLQYWLGGSEENLFNLFSYLINRYAAGPREALQGLAKPTEPVEYPDLGVYHPRMKNRLSEKLSDLPKVIPDSKRRGRVGLLLLRSYLVSGNSGHYDPVIAALEAHGLQVVPAFAAGLDARPAIDTYFIKNNEVTVDAVISLTGFSLVGGPAYNDAKAAEEVLAKLDVPYIAAHPVEFQTLTQWGGSDRGLMPVESTIMVAIPELDGATQPMVYGGRPGAAGTTCTGCHQRCTFTEDHNPQDMFTCVERTAMLASRTAKLVDLRNSDKANRKVGLVIFNFPPNAGHTGTAAYLNVFESLHQTMLGLKADGYTLTVPDTPETLRKEIIEGNAQQYGAEANVHTIISADEHVKRERWLSEIEAQWGPAPGKQWSNGSDIFILGKQYGNVLVTVQPGFGFEGDPMRLLFEKGFAPTHAFSAFYRYLREDFAANAVLHFGTHGALEFMPGKQAGMSGSCWPDRLISDLPNFYLYASNNPSEGALAKRRAGATLISYLTPPVTQAGIYAGLADLKTSIERWRGLSPEQRGEEEDHDLAALIQAQAAQMDLCKAEPLWDVHDADDIQQRVTKLYEQILELEYTLIPHGMHVVGSTPSESERVDLLSAMAIGSFSQTLPNSAITQLVQGKSIQTIVNKNVDLQEFAREEAIAILEKLQHWDQQIQEETEIPSILKALDGRFIRPAPGGDVMRNPEVLPSGRNLHGFDPFRIPSAFAVKDGAKQAQKILQRHIDDAKALPESIALVLWGSDNLKSEGGQIGQALALLGALPRFDGYGRLAGATLIPLAELGRPRIDVVITLSGIFRDLMPLQIKLLAEAAYLAAAADEPVEQNFVRKHALAYINEHGCDLETAALRVYGNADGTYGANVNHLVEHSVWDEDDELAETYMRRKGFAYGKSGKPVCNNALLKSVLADVSMSYQNLESMELGVTTIDNYFDTLGGITKAVKRAKGGEEIPVYIGDQTQGEGVVRTLSEQVSLETRTRMLNPKWFEGMLKHGYEGVRQIEVHITNTMGWSATTGQVQPWVYKQLTQTFILDPKMRERLAQLNPTASARMANRLMEASNRNYWQPDDEMRAAMKQASEELEDRLEGVFENPAMQRAG, from the coding sequence ATGGCCGTTCAATCCAAGTCCAAGAAGGAAGCCGTTCCCATTCGTTTGGTATTGGTGACCATGGACACGCACTTAAATAGTGCGGCAAGACGCGCCCAATTTCAGTTGCAACGGGTCATCCCTGGTTTGTCATTGCAAATCCATGCCGCGAGTGAATTTACTGGCAATCCAGAACTCATTGAGAAGGCGGTGCAGGATATTGCCCGGGGCGACATTGTGCTGGCGACGATGTTGTTTATGGAGGACCATTACCTTCCAGTGTTTGAAGCCTTAAAAGCCAAGCGTGATCATTGCGATGCGATGGTGTGCGCAATGTCAGCCGGTGACGTGGTTAAGCTCACCAAAATTGGTAAGCTCGATATGAGTAAGCCAGCCAGCGGGCCAATGGCGATCCTCAAAAAACTGCGCCCCAAACCCAAGACCGAGGGTGAGAAACAAACCAGTTCGGGCGCAAAACAAATGAAAGTGTTGCGACTCATTCCACAAATCTTGCGATGGATTCCGGGAACAGCGCAGGATGTGCGGGTGTACTTCTTAACTTTGCAATATTGGTTAGGCGGTTCCGAAGAAAATTTATTTAATCTATTTAGCTATCTCATTAATCGTTATGCAGCGGGTCCGCGCGAAGCCTTACAGGGTTTAGCGAAACCAACCGAGCCAGTGGAGTATCCCGATCTCGGTGTCTACCACCCGCGCATGAAAAATCGCTTGAGTGAAAAGCTCTCGGATCTACCAAAGGTAATTCCGGATAGTAAGCGCCGGGGTCGCGTTGGTCTCTTATTGTTGCGCTCCTACTTGGTCTCAGGCAATAGCGGTCACTATGATCCCGTCATTGCCGCACTCGAGGCCCATGGTTTACAAGTGGTGCCAGCCTTTGCAGCAGGACTTGATGCGCGACCCGCAATTGATACTTACTTCATTAAAAATAATGAGGTTACCGTTGATGCAGTGATTTCGCTGACCGGCTTCTCATTGGTTGGCGGCCCTGCATATAACGATGCCAAAGCAGCTGAAGAGGTACTCGCCAAGCTCGATGTACCTTATATTGCTGCACACCCAGTTGAGTTTCAGACACTGACGCAGTGGGGTGGTTCCGATCGTGGTTTGATGCCAGTCGAAAGTACCATCATGGTAGCAATCCCTGAACTCGATGGTGCGACCCAACCCATGGTGTATGGCGGTCGGCCTGGAGCTGCAGGTACGACGTGCACGGGTTGCCATCAACGGTGCACCTTTACCGAAGACCACAACCCGCAAGACATGTTCACGTGCGTCGAGCGCACTGCAATGCTGGCTTCGCGTACCGCTAAGTTGGTGGATCTACGGAACTCCGATAAAGCCAATCGCAAAGTGGGTCTGGTGATTTTTAATTTCCCACCCAATGCCGGCCACACCGGCACTGCCGCCTACCTTAACGTCTTTGAATCATTGCACCAAACCATGTTAGGACTCAAGGCCGATGGTTACACTCTGACCGTACCAGACACTCCTGAGACCTTACGTAAAGAAATTATTGAAGGCAATGCCCAACAATATGGAGCGGAAGCCAATGTGCACACCATCATTAGTGCTGACGAACATGTAAAGCGTGAGCGTTGGTTAAGTGAGATCGAAGCGCAATGGGGCCCAGCTCCAGGAAAGCAATGGAGCAATGGCTCGGATATTTTTATTTTGGGCAAGCAATACGGCAACGTCTTGGTGACCGTGCAACCCGGATTTGGATTTGAGGGCGATCCGATGCGCCTCCTCTTTGAAAAAGGCTTTGCTCCTACACACGCGTTCTCAGCGTTTTATCGCTACTTGCGTGAAGATTTTGCCGCCAATGCGGTGTTGCATTTTGGTACCCACGGCGCCCTTGAGTTTATGCCCGGTAAGCAAGCAGGCATGAGCGGCTCATGCTGGCCTGATCGCTTAATTAGCGATCTACCCAACTTTTATCTCTATGCATCCAATAATCCTTCAGAAGGTGCGCTTGCCAAACGGCGCGCGGGTGCAACGCTGATCAGTTACCTTACGCCACCCGTCACGCAAGCGGGGATTTATGCGGGACTGGCCGATCTTAAAACCTCGATTGAGCGCTGGCGTGGTCTCTCGCCCGAGCAACGTGGCGAAGAGGAAGATCATGATTTAGCGGCCCTGATTCAAGCGCAAGCCGCACAGATGGATTTATGTAAGGCAGAACCCTTGTGGGATGTGCACGATGCAGACGATATTCAACAGCGCGTTACCAAACTGTATGAGCAGATTTTAGAATTAGAGTACACCTTAATTCCGCATGGGATGCATGTCGTTGGCTCTACTCCCAGTGAGTCCGAGCGAGTGGATTTACTCAGTGCAATGGCGATTGGTTCCTTTAGTCAAACCTTACCCAATTCAGCCATTACGCAATTGGTGCAAGGTAAATCGATCCAAACAATCGTTAATAAAAATGTGGATTTGCAAGAATTTGCTCGAGAAGAAGCGATTGCGATTTTGGAGAAACTTCAACACTGGGATCAGCAAATTCAGGAAGAAACGGAGATCCCCAGTATTTTGAAGGCGCTTGATGGTCGCTTTATTCGCCCTGCACCCGGTGGCGATGTCATGCGTAACCCGGAGGTCTTGCCCTCTGGTCGCAATCTGCATGGTTTTGATCCCTTCCGAATTCCGAGTGCGTTTGCAGTAAAGGATGGGGCTAAGCAAGCACAGAAGATTTTGCAGCGGCACATCGACGATGCCAAAGCCCTTCCCGAGTCGATTGCTCTCGTTTTATGGGGGAGCGATAACCTCAAATCCGAAGGTGGGCAAATTGGTCAAGCGCTTGCGCTTTTAGGCGCACTACCGCGCTTTGATGGCTACGGACGACTTGCGGGCGCCACTCTGATACCACTTGCAGAACTCGGGCGCCCACGCATTGATGTAGTAATCACGCTTTCCGGGATCTTTCGTGATTTGATGCCCCTGCAAATTAAACTTCTTGCTGAAGCGGCGTACCTTGCTGCTGCTGCCGATGAGCCCGTCGAGCAAAACTTTGTTCGCAAACATGCGCTCGCTTATATAAATGAGCATGGTTGTGATCTCGAGACGGCGGCATTGCGAGTCTATGGCAATGCCGATGGCACCTACGGTGCTAACGTCAATCATTTGGTCGAGCACAGCGTTTGGGATGAGGACGATGAACTTGCGGAGACCTATATGCGCCGTAAGGGTTTTGCGTATGGCAAATCGGGTAAACCGGTTTGCAATAACGCGCTCTTAAAAAGTGTCCTTGCCGACGTCAGTATGAGTTATCAGAACTTAGAGTCGATGGAACTTGGGGTGACTACCATCGATAACTACTTTGATACCTTAGGCGGTATTACCAAGGCTGTGAAACGTGCCAAGGGTGGTGAAGAAATTCCGGTGTACATCGGCGATCAAACTCAAGGCGAAGGTGTGGTGCGCACTCTCTCAGAACAAGTGTCACTCGAGACTCGGACGCGCATGCTCAATCCCAAGTGGTTTGAGGGAATGTTAAAACACGGTTACGAGGGTGTAAGACAGATTGAGGTTCATATCACCAACACCATGGGCTGGTCAGCAACAACCGGGCAAGTGCAGCCCTGGGTCTATAAACAACTCACGCAGACCTTTATTTTGGATCCAAAGATGCGAGAGCGCTTAGCACAATTGAATCCCACCGCTTCTGCACGTATGGCGAACCGTCTCATGGAAGCCTCAAATCGGAACTATTGGCAACCCGATGATGAAATGCGCGCCGCCATGAAACAAGCCAGTGAAGAACTTGAAGATCGTCTCGAGGGAGTCTTTGAAAACCCTGCCATGCAGCGCGCTGGTTAG
- a CDS encoding type II toxin-antitoxin system PemK/MazF family toxin: MNGLEKRSEVMIDKIQTIPVDKIGGEIGRASDEEMLAINRALAIFLGFT, translated from the coding sequence ATGAATGGTTTAGAGAAACGTTCAGAGGTGATGATCGATAAAATTCAGACCATTCCAGTTGATAAGATTGGCGGAGAAATTGGGCGTGCTTCTGATGAAGAAATGCTAGCAATTAATCGTGCACTAGCAATATTTTTGGGATTTACCTAA
- a CDS encoding aldo/keto reductase: protein MTTLSFQSRLGLGTWQMGESMRSEVEELTAIASAIAMGYRLIDTAEMYGSGQAETLIGKALKHAGKSARDHLQIVSKVLPSNASTKGTIAACERSIKRMGCDYLDCYLLHWQGSHSYESTLEGMIMLQERGLIRSYGISNFDASDVNAWLAAERNVGSPYATICNQVYYALNARGIEYDLLPLMKEKGMALMAYSPLGAGSLMRNSQLVALAKQAGLTPAQVALAWVLRQPIAVAIPKTIHADRLEENLEASEILLDARILEELDRAFPPPLKKTPLHII, encoded by the coding sequence ATGACGACTCTCTCTTTTCAATCACGTCTTGGCCTAGGAACCTGGCAAATGGGTGAGAGTATGCGCTCTGAAGTCGAGGAGCTTACTGCAATTGCATCAGCCATCGCCATGGGCTATCGGCTGATTGATACCGCCGAGATGTATGGATCCGGCCAGGCTGAAACGCTCATTGGTAAGGCGCTAAAACATGCGGGTAAAAGTGCGCGTGACCATTTACAAATTGTGAGCAAGGTCTTGCCCAGCAATGCTAGTACCAAAGGCACGATCGCTGCTTGCGAGCGCTCAATCAAACGGATGGGCTGTGACTATCTCGATTGCTACCTCTTGCATTGGCAAGGCTCTCATTCTTATGAATCTACCCTAGAGGGAATGATCATGCTTCAAGAGCGAGGACTGATTCGTAGTTATGGCATTAGTAATTTTGACGCTTCGGATGTAAACGCTTGGCTCGCTGCTGAGAGGAATGTGGGTAGTCCCTATGCAACCATATGTAATCAGGTCTATTACGCTCTTAATGCGCGCGGGATTGAGTACGATTTACTCCCACTCATGAAGGAAAAGGGTATGGCATTGATGGCCTATTCGCCTTTGGGTGCTGGGAGCTTGATGCGCAACTCCCAGCTTGTCGCGCTTGCCAAACAGGCTGGTTTGACGCCAGCGCAAGTTGCGCTCGCTTGGGTCTTGCGTCAACCTATTGCCGTCGCTATTCCGAAGACGATCCATGCAGATCGTTTGGAGGAAAACTTAGAAGCGAGTGAAATCCTTTTGGATGCTCGCATTTTGGAGGAGCTTGATCGGGCTTTCCCTCCCCCACTTAAAAAGACCCCATTGCATATTATTTAA
- a CDS encoding ATP-binding cassette domain-containing protein — translation MALIALTNAKLAFGHHSLLDQTNLALEDGERVGLIGRNGTGKSSLLKILAGIEKLDDGLLQIQQGLRIAYVAQEPILDSKNTIFEAASEGIANIKYLRTEYETLAQADWNEANQERLDQLQSQLDASHGWNWEQRVSEILNRLHLHSDQIIGTLSGGTKKRVALAQALVTQPDVLLLDEPTNHLDLDSITWLEGLLNEYLGSIVFITHDRSFLDQVATRIMELDRGLLRSYPGNYSRYEFVKEEELNAEALANARADKLLAQEEVWVRKGVEARRTRSVGRVARLEKLRAMRAERRNAMGQVKLSIAAGERSGKIVADLDNISKSYQKPIVKNFTATILRGDKVGILGPNGVGKTTLLKLILGELAPDSGIVKLGTRIEVAYFDQMRESLNLEATLEDFISPGSEWVEIGNQRKHVKSYLGDFLFAPERTNSPVLTLSGGERNRLLLARLFARPANVLVLDEPTNDLDIDTLDLLEQLLQDYQGTVFLVSHDRTFLDNVVTSMIAYEGDGLWREYEGGYEDYKVQKQRSAVIISDHDPKPAEVKAPVKPVSNRSATKSKLSSKEKIELEQLPVKIDELEQEQLLIHQRLSDPEIYKNDPQLMISLKEKLIVTTNQLELSMSRWEFLLQRSDS, via the coding sequence ATGGCGCTTATTGCACTCACCAATGCCAAACTCGCGTTTGGTCATCACTCATTATTAGATCAAACCAACCTTGCCCTCGAGGACGGTGAGCGTGTCGGTCTCATCGGTCGAAATGGCACTGGGAAATCATCGCTCCTTAAAATCTTGGCAGGAATTGAAAAACTCGATGATGGTCTTTTGCAGATCCAACAAGGACTACGCATTGCATATGTCGCTCAAGAACCAATCTTGGATTCAAAAAATACCATTTTTGAAGCAGCCTCTGAGGGGATAGCAAATATCAAGTACCTCCGAACGGAATACGAGACGCTCGCGCAAGCAGACTGGAATGAGGCCAATCAGGAGCGTTTGGATCAATTGCAATCGCAACTCGATGCGAGTCACGGTTGGAACTGGGAACAGCGCGTATCCGAAATCCTAAATCGCTTGCATTTACACAGCGATCAAATCATCGGAACGCTTTCGGGCGGAACCAAAAAACGAGTAGCGCTCGCGCAAGCTCTCGTCACTCAACCTGATGTGCTATTGCTCGATGAGCCAACCAATCACTTGGACTTGGATTCGATTACTTGGTTAGAAGGTCTTCTCAATGAGTATTTGGGATCGATTGTTTTCATAACCCATGACCGTAGCTTTCTAGATCAAGTCGCTACACGAATTATGGAGCTCGATCGCGGGCTATTGCGCAGTTATCCTGGAAATTACAGCCGCTACGAGTTTGTGAAAGAGGAAGAGCTCAATGCCGAAGCCTTAGCAAATGCCCGAGCCGATAAGTTGCTGGCCCAAGAGGAAGTATGGGTGCGCAAGGGTGTTGAAGCCCGACGAACCCGCAGTGTTGGACGTGTGGCGCGTCTAGAAAAGCTCCGTGCCATGCGCGCTGAGCGACGCAATGCCATGGGCCAAGTAAAGCTCTCGATTGCTGCCGGTGAGCGAAGCGGTAAGATCGTTGCTGACTTGGACAATATCTCTAAGTCTTACCAAAAGCCGATTGTGAAAAATTTCACGGCAACGATCTTGCGTGGCGATAAGGTTGGTATTTTGGGCCCCAACGGGGTTGGTAAAACCACACTGCTGAAATTAATTCTGGGCGAGCTTGCACCCGATAGTGGGATTGTCAAACTCGGAACTCGCATCGAGGTCGCATACTTTGATCAAATGCGTGAGAGTTTAAATTTAGAGGCCACTCTCGAGGACTTTATCAGTCCTGGTAGCGAGTGGGTAGAAATTGGTAATCAACGTAAGCACGTCAAGAGTTATTTGGGGGATTTTCTGTTTGCACCCGAGCGCACCAACTCACCAGTGCTGACCCTCTCAGGGGGTGAACGCAATCGCTTGTTACTCGCTAGACTCTTTGCACGACCCGCAAATGTTCTTGTGCTTGATGAGCCCACCAATGATCTGGATATTGATACCTTAGATCTTCTTGAGCAACTCTTACAAGACTATCAGGGCACTGTTTTTCTGGTGAGTCACGACCGCACTTTCTTAGATAATGTAGTCACTAGCATGATTGCCTATGAAGGCGATGGATTGTGGCGTGAGTACGAGGGTGGTTATGAGGATTACAAAGTACAGAAACAACGATCGGCTGTCATCATTTCTGATCATGATCCAAAACCGGCTGAGGTCAAAGCCCCTGTGAAGCCCGTTTCTAATCGTAGTGCAACCAAATCAAAACTGAGTAGTAAAGAAAAAATTGAACTTGAGCAATTACCAGTAAAAATTGATGAATTAGAACAAGAACAACTATTGATTCATCAGCGACTATCTGATCCAGAAATTTATAAAAACGATCCGCAATTGATGATTTCCCTAAAAGAAAAATTAATCGTGACGACGAATCAACTTGAGCTATCAATGAGTCGTTGGGAGTTTTTATTGCAGCGTTCAGATTCATAA